Proteins from a genomic interval of Salinarchaeum sp. Harcht-Bsk1:
- a CDS encoding CvpA family protein: MTDSPDPAASDPPSKDGASTDAASGSEAADALDDGAVAAESDGHSAEARAAGTEESEELAELRQRVEEEYDFEDFGPADMAQMDPEEWDVAFDADTWITGEALLDRVEADLKNRVATRNVFAVVERVTHEGQPCVLAYTDSGYALVEPDGSVEGFGTVLRDTKPVVALCSMESYDVAPMPDEDYLLPHPEEVPEGSDELGNLMMQVVAGVLSLAGVLLVIASFYAVAASYGAPGVAGLTNAGGGALAVTIVIGFVFVGVGLTLFATVANARLSDAFRAEEYRERLRRMGLDDGERPAFLPTESTTRELTDEDRGEA; encoded by the coding sequence ATGACCGACTCGCCGGATCCCGCCGCTTCCGATCCTCCGTCCAAGGACGGTGCCTCGACGGACGCGGCGTCCGGAAGCGAGGCTGCGGACGCCCTCGACGACGGTGCGGTGGCTGCCGAGTCCGACGGGCATTCCGCCGAAGCGCGGGCCGCCGGGACGGAGGAGTCCGAGGAACTCGCCGAACTCCGCCAGCGCGTCGAGGAGGAGTACGACTTCGAGGACTTCGGGCCGGCGGACATGGCGCAGATGGACCCGGAGGAGTGGGACGTGGCCTTCGACGCCGATACCTGGATCACGGGCGAGGCACTCCTCGACCGCGTCGAGGCCGACCTCAAGAACCGGGTCGCGACACGGAACGTCTTCGCCGTCGTCGAGCGAGTCACCCACGAGGGGCAGCCCTGCGTCCTGGCCTACACAGATTCGGGGTACGCACTCGTCGAGCCCGACGGCTCCGTCGAGGGCTTCGGCACCGTCCTCCGCGATACGAAACCGGTCGTCGCGCTCTGTTCGATGGAGAGCTACGACGTGGCGCCGATGCCCGACGAGGACTACTTGCTGCCCCATCCCGAGGAGGTCCCGGAGGGGAGCGACGAACTCGGGAACCTGATGATGCAGGTCGTCGCTGGCGTCCTTTCGCTCGCGGGCGTCCTCCTCGTCATCGCTTCCTTCTACGCGGTGGCCGCTTCCTATGGCGCTCCCGGCGTGGCTGGGCTGACCAACGCCGGCGGGGGTGCACTCGCGGTGACGATCGTCATCGGGTTCGTCTTCGTCGGCGTCGGCCTGACGCTGTTCGCCACCGTCGCGAACGCCCGCCTGTCAGACGCGTTCCGTGCGGAGGAGTACCGCGAGCGGCTCCGCCGGATGGGCCTCGACGACGGCGAACGCCCGGCGTTCCTGCCGACGGAATCGACGACCAGAGAGTTGACCGACGAGGATCGCGGTGAGGCCTGA
- a CDS encoding universal stress protein yields the protein MTFVVPFDGSDLAKAALVRAGAFATVLDEDVLAVTVIPKRNADYAANHGWIDPGSDYDLDTILDRLGSQVEACYPAATFRHELVDRYAPVGTIKNRLRRVIREVDASMVFVGSDNAGRMITALGSVGGGIATGDDYDVVIVRRAGPSKVPLIDDVSTELEDVEDLTD from the coding sequence ATGACGTTCGTCGTCCCGTTCGACGGGTCGGACCTCGCCAAGGCCGCACTGGTCCGTGCGGGCGCATTCGCGACCGTCCTCGACGAGGACGTGCTCGCCGTCACTGTCATTCCCAAACGCAACGCGGACTACGCTGCCAATCACGGCTGGATCGACCCCGGCAGCGACTACGACCTCGACACCATCCTGGATCGCCTGGGTTCGCAGGTCGAAGCGTGCTATCCCGCGGCGACGTTCCGCCACGAACTGGTCGACCGCTACGCGCCCGTCGGAACGATCAAGAACAGGCTCCGGCGCGTCATCCGCGAAGTCGATGCTTCGATGGTCTTCGTGGGGAGCGACAACGCCGGTCGGATGATCACCGCACTCGGGAGCGTCGGCGGTGGAATTGCGACCGGTGACGACTACGACGTCGTGATCGTGCGGCGCGCCGGCCCCTCGAAGGTGCCCCTCATCGACGACGTATCGACGGAACTGGAGGACGTCGAGGACCTCACGGACTGA
- a CDS encoding TIGR00725 family protein, whose protein sequence is MRVSVIGGGRVDEEDRERAEAVGRELAERGHEIVCGGLGGVMEAACRGAKEAEDPARTVGILPTDDSADANEFVDVPIATGMGNARNALVVGNGDAAIAIDGKYGTLSEIALALDRGSPVATLGSHDVEGAEPVESAAGAVTFVEDALQR, encoded by the coding sequence ATGCGCGTCAGCGTCATCGGGGGCGGGCGAGTCGACGAGGAAGATCGCGAACGAGCGGAAGCAGTCGGCCGCGAACTCGCCGAACGCGGCCACGAGATCGTCTGTGGCGGCCTCGGTGGCGTCATGGAAGCGGCCTGCCGCGGCGCGAAGGAAGCCGAGGACCCGGCGCGCACGGTCGGTATCCTTCCCACCGACGACTCTGCCGACGCAAACGAGTTCGTCGACGTGCCCATCGCGACCGGGATGGGCAACGCCAGGAACGCACTCGTCGTCGGGAACGGCGACGCAGCGATCGCCATCGACGGGAAGTACGGCACGCTCTCGGAAATCGCGCTGGCCCTCGATCGGGGGAGTCCGGTAGCAACGCTCGGGAGTCACGACGTCGAGGGCGCCGAGCCCGTCGAGTCGGCGGCTGGGGCGGTTACGTTCGTGGAGGACGCACTGCAGCGGTGA
- a CDS encoding NAD(+)/NADH kinase, with protein sequence MNEAVSVIGVPTTEAAARQDLVDAVEAAGAEARVGALGDFLAASSDPESSGVDAVVAVGGDGVRAAATRRPSVPILPVDADPGLRSVPADEADRAIEAVVAGEATTEAAPLLEVAVDDAIHTTAYRDVTLITAEPAKISEFEIARAGGGHLDTVRADGVVVATPVGSHGYAAAGEGPLLEPGTGLAVVPVAPFRTDRNRWVVPVERVTVRVQRDEAAVTVEADGEVLTTVGRGATLSLRPAATMGVLVTEQSVRGPA encoded by the coding sequence ATGAACGAGGCCGTCTCCGTGATCGGCGTGCCGACGACGGAGGCGGCTGCCCGGCAGGACCTCGTGGACGCCGTGGAAGCCGCTGGCGCGGAGGCTCGTGTTGGGGCGCTCGGCGACTTCCTCGCTGCCAGCAGCGATCCTGAATCGTCGGGCGTCGATGCCGTCGTCGCCGTCGGCGGCGACGGAGTACGTGCTGCTGCCACCCGTCGACCGTCGGTGCCGATCCTCCCGGTCGACGCGGATCCGGGACTCCGGAGCGTCCCCGCCGACGAAGCCGATCGAGCGATCGAGGCCGTCGTCGCAGGGGAGGCGACCACCGAGGCGGCACCGCTACTCGAGGTCGCGGTCGACGACGCGATCCACACCACCGCGTACCGCGACGTCACGCTGATCACCGCCGAACCGGCCAAGATATCGGAGTTCGAGATCGCCCGCGCCGGGGGCGGTCACCTCGACACCGTGCGCGCCGACGGCGTCGTCGTTGCGACGCCCGTCGGGAGTCACGGCTATGCTGCAGCGGGAGAGGGGCCGTTGCTCGAACCGGGTACAGGGCTGGCGGTCGTTCCCGTCGCGCCGTTCCGCACGGATCGCAATCGATGGGTCGTTCCCGTCGAACGAGTGACCGTTCGCGTTCAGCGCGACGAGGCCGCGGTCACCGTCGAGGCCGACGGCGAGGTGCTGACGACGGTGGGGCGAGGCGCAACGCTGTCGCTGCGACCGGCCGCTACAATGGGGGTCCTCGTGACCGAACAGAGCGTCCGCGGTCCGGCGTAG
- a CDS encoding cytochrome b N-terminal domain-containing protein: MSLERTDEFDRGDWLQNKDLSRVERTYLVTLMWLDKRFRLVDYLELLEDAYYKTNLQMPKSHTEQYNLDNKFWYWYPLYSLGSLSIISYVLLAISGALLGFYYSPSATAAAGEEATIAYNQIVFIQTDLNFGFMLRSIHRWAAQFMVAAVFLHMIRVYFTGAYKEPRELNWILGVVLILLTLLFGYSGYVLPWNQLAFWAAQIGLEMALSVPLIGEWAAQLLFGGFSPGAPTLMRMYILHVFVLPFVVTSLIAIHVGIVWMQGIAEPH, from the coding sequence ATGAGTCTGGAACGCACCGACGAGTTCGACCGCGGCGACTGGCTGCAGAACAAGGACCTCTCCCGCGTCGAGCGGACCTACCTGGTCACGCTGATGTGGCTCGACAAGCGGTTCCGGCTCGTCGATTACCTGGAACTGCTGGAGGACGCGTACTACAAGACGAACCTCCAGATGCCCAAGAGCCACACCGAGCAGTACAACCTCGACAACAAGTTCTGGTACTGGTATCCCCTGTACTCGCTCGGATCACTCTCGATCATATCGTACGTGTTACTCGCGATATCGGGCGCGCTGCTGGGCTTTTACTACTCCCCATCGGCGACCGCGGCGGCGGGCGAGGAAGCCACGATCGCGTACAACCAGATCGTGTTCATCCAGACCGACCTTAACTTCGGGTTCATGCTCCGGTCGATCCACCGGTGGGCGGCCCAGTTCATGGTCGCAGCAGTCTTCCTCCACATGATCCGCGTCTACTTCACGGGCGCGTACAAGGAACCCCGCGAGCTGAACTGGATCCTGGGGGTCGTCTTGATCCTGCTTACGCTCCTGTTCGGGTACTCCGGCTACGTGCTGCCCTGGAACCAGCTGGCGTTCTGGGCAGCACAGATCGGGCTGGAGATGGCGCTGTCGGTGCCGCTCATCGGCGAGTGGGCAGCACAGCTGCTCTTCGGCGGGTTCTCGCCAGGGGCACCGACGCTCATGCGGATGTACATCCTCCACGTGTTCGTGTTGCCGTTCGTGGTCACCAGCCTGATCGCGATCCACGTGGGCATCGTCTGGATGCAGGGCATCGCGGAACCACACTGA
- the nth gene encoding endonuclease III: MGEPLELREAQAREVVDRLAEEYPDSTISLHFSNRLELLIAVILSAQCTDERVNAETEHLFEKYDSAEDYAEVSQEELAEDLNSINFYNNKTSYIREACQIIVEEHDGEVPDTMEELTELPGVGRKTANVVLQHGHDVVEGIVVDTHVQRLSQRLGLTEESRPPAIEEDLMPVVPEDRWVQFTHLLIDHGRAVCSAQSVDCEACVLADICPSEQGDSEVDLASGEPW, encoded by the coding sequence ATGGGCGAGCCACTGGAGCTACGCGAAGCACAAGCACGCGAGGTCGTCGACCGGCTGGCGGAGGAGTACCCCGACAGCACCATCTCGCTGCACTTCTCGAATCGCCTCGAACTCCTGATCGCGGTGATCCTCTCCGCCCAGTGCACGGACGAGCGCGTGAATGCCGAGACGGAGCACCTCTTCGAGAAGTACGACTCCGCCGAGGACTACGCCGAGGTGTCCCAGGAGGAACTCGCGGAGGACCTGAACTCGATCAACTTCTACAACAACAAGACCTCCTACATCCGGGAGGCCTGCCAGATCATCGTCGAGGAGCACGACGGCGAGGTGCCGGACACGATGGAGGAGCTCACGGAGCTCCCCGGCGTCGGCCGAAAGACCGCGAACGTCGTGCTTCAGCACGGCCACGACGTCGTCGAGGGGATCGTCGTCGACACGCACGTCCAGCGGCTCTCTCAGCGCCTCGGACTCACGGAAGAGTCCCGCCCGCCGGCGATCGAGGAGGATCTAATGCCGGTGGTGCCGGAGGATCGCTGGGTCCAGTTCACGCACCTGCTGATCGACCACGGGCGGGCGGTTTGCTCCGCGCAATCTGTCGACTGCGAGGCGTGCGTGCTCGCGGACATCTGTCCCTCCGAGCAGGGCGACAGCGAGGTCGACCTCGCGAGCGGCGAGCCCTGGTAG
- a CDS encoding menaquinol--cytochrome-c reductase (cytochrome bc complex) cytochrome b/c subunit — protein MSETPDSDEVRTDGGAITPSDDSPSFRERKERTDGLSRLTYEYFERSRREDEVLRDDSDYVERDVLGFPAWPHEMIRNLSITSFFVGVILFVAALMPPPLEAPANPTSTPAVILPDWYLYWSFGILKTQALNLELAILGGQTLATDRTFAVLLHGPIILMLFLVPFLNKGSARRPVEEPFWAAVGVFGVVLSFTLSLLAIKNLMATRVPLLTSHMQLWLSFALPIVTGTITYAVLKSMQEGYMYDLNRRYYRLRPPR, from the coding sequence ATGTCTGAAACACCTGATTCCGACGAGGTTCGCACTGACGGTGGAGCGATTACGCCTTCGGACGACTCGCCGTCGTTCCGCGAGCGCAAGGAGCGCACGGACGGCCTCTCCCGGCTGACCTACGAGTACTTCGAGCGTTCTCGCCGCGAGGACGAGGTGCTCCGGGACGACTCGGACTACGTCGAGCGCGACGTGCTCGGCTTCCCGGCGTGGCCCCACGAGATGATCCGGAACCTCTCGATCACGAGCTTCTTCGTGGGCGTCATCCTGTTCGTCGCCGCGTTGATGCCACCGCCACTGGAGGCGCCGGCGAACCCGACGTCGACGCCCGCGGTCATCCTCCCCGACTGGTACCTCTACTGGTCGTTCGGGATCCTCAAGACGCAGGCGCTCAACCTCGAACTCGCGATCCTCGGCGGCCAGACGCTCGCCACGGACCGCACGTTCGCGGTGCTCCTGCACGGGCCCATCATCCTGATGTTGTTCCTCGTGCCGTTCCTCAACAAGGGAAGTGCGCGACGGCCCGTCGAAGAGCCGTTCTGGGCGGCCGTGGGCGTGTTCGGCGTCGTCCTGTCGTTCACGCTGAGCCTGCTCGCGATCAAGAACCTGATGGCGACGCGGGTGCCCCTGCTGACCAGCCACATGCAGCTCTGGCTGAGCTTCGCGCTCCCGATCGTTACGGGAACGATCACGTACGCGGTGCTCAAATCGATGCAAGAGGGGTACATGTACGACCTCAACCGTCGGTACTACCGTCTGCGGCCGCCGCGGTAG
- a CDS encoding DUF1059 domain-containing protein has product MAYQFECAAPECVFLIRAADQDEVVSQVQRHSREQHDKSPPPAEVVRERIETVEVE; this is encoded by the coding sequence ATGGCCTACCAGTTCGAGTGCGCGGCACCGGAGTGCGTGTTCCTGATCCGGGCCGCCGACCAGGACGAGGTCGTATCGCAGGTCCAGCGACACTCCCGGGAGCAACACGACAAGTCACCGCCGCCTGCCGAGGTCGTTCGCGAGCGCATTGAGACGGTCGAGGTCGAGTGA
- a CDS encoding Rieske 2Fe-2S domain-containing protein, protein MDDPYDKYPEDSDRRRFVKGVVGAGALTGVIGASASLVDISTAPPGAGGGPTDYMGIEKTGGPAPRGMPQIPLEYDSDGNLKGVWPEVEMQEIGGRPVPVAEMELGGRTYSTTWYQYCGSQNNPAIKPDADLDNTIRYTANPAYEWQSNAVSAGDPVRKEHFEDYADWGNNIGEGGVGKPAKVTWRSTELEPKNRIPVQLIRSPLIERKAENDDWLAASTVDGFMAVHNQCTHFCCVPGFKDPDQTDALAYNAGDKIYCQCHQSVYDPFAIIQQDMIALPRSE, encoded by the coding sequence ATGGACGACCCATACGACAAATACCCCGAAGATTCCGATCGCAGGCGTTTCGTCAAGGGCGTCGTCGGTGCCGGCGCACTCACGGGTGTCATCGGCGCCTCCGCGTCGCTCGTCGACATCAGCACCGCGCCCCCGGGAGCCGGTGGTGGCCCGACGGACTACATGGGCATCGAGAAGACCGGGGGCCCGGCGCCGCGCGGGATGCCACAGATTCCCCTCGAGTACGACTCCGATGGCAATCTCAAAGGTGTCTGGCCCGAGGTCGAGATGCAGGAGATCGGCGGCCGTCCGGTTCCCGTCGCGGAGATGGAACTCGGTGGCCGGACGTACTCCACGACCTGGTACCAGTACTGTGGCTCCCAGAACAACCCCGCCATCAAGCCCGACGCGGACCTCGACAACACGATCCGCTACACGGCCAACCCGGCCTACGAGTGGCAGTCCAACGCGGTCAGTGCCGGCGATCCCGTTCGCAAGGAGCACTTCGAGGACTACGCCGACTGGGGCAACAACATCGGCGAGGGCGGCGTCGGCAAACCGGCGAAGGTCACCTGGCGCTCGACGGAGCTCGAGCCCAAGAACCGCATCCCGGTCCAGCTGATCCGGAGTCCGCTCATCGAACGGAAGGCCGAAAACGACGACTGGCTCGCAGCCAGCACCGTCGACGGCTTCATGGCGGTTCACAACCAGTGTACGCACTTCTGCTGCGTGCCCGGGTTCAAGGACCCCGACCAGACCGACGCGCTGGCCTACAACGCGGGCGACAAGATCTACTGCCAGTGCCACCAGTCGGTCTACGACCCGTTCGCCATCATCCAACAGGACATGATCGCGCTCCCGCGGTCTGAATAA
- a CDS encoding plastocyanin/azurin family copper-binding protein — protein MKRRDFLRTAGGAAGAATAASAAASPASAEGGVSAIQDDGGNTTQSGGNQTDTGGNQTDGGNQSAGGGLPGAGQTQTITAGPGGELVFDPADVEILPGTQVVWEWDSDTHNVVPDGQPEGANWEGHTPVENTGFTYSHTFTVEGTYDYYCEPHRSAGMEGSITVTADAGGGAGGGGYEPPDPEHMGIPIQKHFVGALAFMGIFVTLVFTFYLLKYGESAHTAAPNKRD, from the coding sequence ATGAAACGGCGGGACTTTCTCCGTACAGCCGGCGGGGCAGCCGGGGCCGCGACGGCAGCGAGCGCCGCGGCGTCGCCGGCCTCGGCGGAGGGCGGAGTGAGCGCCATCCAGGACGACGGTGGTAACACGACGCAGTCCGGCGGGAATCAGACCGACACCGGCGGGAATCAGACGGACGGCGGCAACCAGAGTGCCGGCGGCGGCCTCCCCGGTGCCGGCCAGACGCAGACGATCACCGCCGGACCCGGCGGCGAACTCGTCTTCGACCCAGCCGACGTCGAAATCCTGCCCGGAACGCAGGTCGTCTGGGAGTGGGATTCGGACACCCACAACGTCGTTCCCGACGGACAGCCCGAGGGCGCGAACTGGGAGGGACACACACCAGTCGAGAACACTGGGTTCACGTATTCGCATACGTTCACCGTCGAAGGAACCTACGACTACTACTGTGAGCCACACCGAAGCGCCGGCATGGAAGGGAGCATCACCGTCACCGCCGACGCTGGTGGCGGTGCCGGTGGCGGCGGGTACGAGCCGCCGGATCCCGAGCACATGGGCATTCCCATCCAGAAGCACTTCGTCGGAGCGCTCGCCTTCATGGGCATCTTCGTGACGCTCGTGTTCACGTTCTACCTCCTGAAGTACGGCGAGTCCGCCCACACCGCGGCACCGAACAAGAGGGACTAA
- a CDS encoding NADH:flavin oxidoreductase/NADH oxidase, which yields MPTLRDPVELGGLELSNRLYRAPVLECAGTNEDTAERLVAELEPAAAAGAGLVFQGATIVRSEGGCAAPGMTRFADDSFVTGLAPVPDAVHDHGGRIFCQLAHGGLRSMEVWHAEYRSEHPDLTQAAAAVLPWQFRLLDRIGVLDFSPEVLTTAEVEALAADFGRAAARAVDAGYDGIHLAGANMGILQQFLSPFYNRRSDRFADGVRLLEAIHDEIRERAGEDVPIVTKVPSERPAPRIVHRHLTDDDAVAICERLAAIGFDGLVPVRTSVTWDMSIVRGKYPERSWNDEQFQAGYDAAFGSRLQKRLVQALNWLQARRFGSEPGWNADLARRVRERVDVPVLLEGGLREREQIDALLGDACDLAGMARPFYAEPELPARLLSDPDAVAVCEDCNNCTVPQVTGASGICRTPSVLERRGELEREGAYDRSTADEVE from the coding sequence ATGCCGACGCTGCGGGACCCGGTCGAACTCGGCGGCCTAGAGCTGTCGAACCGACTCTATCGAGCGCCGGTGCTGGAGTGTGCCGGAACGAACGAGGACACCGCAGAGCGACTCGTTGCGGAACTCGAACCCGCCGCGGCCGCGGGCGCCGGATTGGTGTTCCAGGGCGCGACGATCGTCCGGAGCGAGGGCGGCTGCGCGGCGCCCGGGATGACCCGCTTCGCCGACGACTCGTTCGTCACCGGGCTCGCACCCGTTCCAGACGCGGTCCACGACCACGGTGGCCGGATCTTCTGCCAGCTCGCCCACGGCGGCCTTCGCAGCATGGAGGTCTGGCACGCCGAGTACCGGTCCGAGCACCCCGACCTCACGCAGGCGGCGGCCGCTGTCCTTCCCTGGCAGTTCCGCCTCCTCGACCGCATCGGCGTGCTCGACTTCTCGCCAGAGGTACTCACCACGGCCGAGGTCGAGGCTCTCGCCGCGGACTTCGGCCGCGCCGCGGCCCGCGCCGTCGACGCTGGCTACGACGGCATCCACCTCGCCGGCGCAAACATGGGCATCCTCCAGCAGTTCCTGTCGCCGTTCTACAACCGCCGGAGCGACCGCTTCGCCGACGGCGTTCGATTGCTCGAAGCGATTCACGACGAGATTCGCGAGCGAGCGGGCGAGGACGTACCGATCGTGACCAAGGTTCCCTCCGAGCGGCCCGCCCCGCGGATCGTCCACCGGCACCTCACCGACGACGACGCGGTCGCGATCTGCGAACGGCTCGCCGCGATCGGGTTCGACGGCCTCGTGCCGGTCCGGACTTCCGTGACGTGGGACATGAGCATCGTCCGCGGAAAGTACCCCGAGCGCTCCTGGAACGACGAGCAGTTCCAGGCCGGCTACGACGCCGCGTTCGGTAGCCGGTTGCAGAAGCGACTCGTCCAGGCGCTGAACTGGCTCCAGGCGCGCCGCTTCGGCTCCGAGCCGGGGTGGAACGCCGACCTCGCGCGGCGGGTTCGCGAGCGCGTCGACGTTCCCGTGTTGCTGGAGGGCGGCCTCCGCGAGCGCGAGCAGATCGACGCCCTGCTCGGCGACGCCTGCGACCTCGCCGGGATGGCGCGGCCCTTCTACGCCGAGCCGGAGCTGCCCGCCCGACTCCTGTCCGACCCCGACGCCGTGGCGGTGTGCGAGGACTGCAACAACTGCACCGTCCCGCAGGTCACCGGTGCGTCCGGGATCTGTCGCACGCCGAGCGTGCTCGAACGACGCGGCGAACTGGAACGAGAAGGGGCGTACGATCGCTCGACGGCAGACGAGGTCGAGTAG
- a CDS encoding MFS transporter, giving the protein MTVRRDRTLLAVVVAAVLFAQVLLYPGIGDLVTALGATTELDAGMWFLAAEFGAFVVCVPVWGAVSDATGKRVPWIVLGAAGAAIGYATLAVLPAAIDLTFTGVLLLRVVQGAATIGAFSLAITMLMDLEGGHGKNMGAAGIAIGVGTALGAPVGGQLSELDPIAPLGFAALLLAAVALLVTLVEDRAPASDRSPREALAVVRRTPPLVVPYAFGLIDRFTAGFFALVGTLYFQDAFGLGPGDTGLVLMAFFAPFALLQYPMGALSDRIGRTIPVVAGSLCYGVGVIAVGVAPSIALAAAGMVLVGVLGALVAPATMALVTDLADPTDRGGAMAGFNLFGSVGFLGGFLLGGTVADASGYEAAFLVAGSLEIAIALIAAPAFLRLSLGRPTAASAD; this is encoded by the coding sequence GTGACAGTCCGCCGGGACCGGACGCTCCTCGCCGTCGTCGTCGCCGCCGTCCTCTTCGCGCAGGTGCTCCTCTACCCGGGCATCGGGGACCTCGTGACCGCGCTCGGTGCGACGACGGAACTCGACGCGGGGATGTGGTTCCTCGCCGCGGAGTTCGGCGCGTTCGTCGTCTGCGTCCCGGTCTGGGGTGCCGTCTCCGACGCGACGGGAAAGCGCGTGCCCTGGATCGTCCTCGGCGCGGCGGGCGCGGCGATCGGCTACGCGACGCTCGCCGTGCTCCCCGCCGCGATCGACCTGACGTTCACCGGCGTCCTCCTCCTGCGGGTCGTCCAGGGCGCGGCGACCATCGGCGCATTCTCGCTGGCGATCACGATGCTGATGGACCTCGAGGGCGGCCACGGGAAGAACATGGGCGCGGCAGGCATCGCGATCGGCGTCGGGACCGCGCTCGGCGCGCCGGTCGGCGGCCAGCTCTCCGAACTCGATCCGATCGCGCCCCTCGGGTTCGCCGCCCTCCTCCTCGCCGCGGTCGCACTGCTCGTCACGCTCGTCGAGGACCGCGCACCGGCGAGCGACCGATCGCCCCGAGAGGCACTTGCCGTCGTCCGCCGGACCCCGCCGCTGGTCGTCCCCTACGCTTTCGGGCTGATCGACCGGTTCACCGCGGGCTTTTTCGCGCTCGTCGGCACGCTCTACTTCCAGGACGCGTTCGGTCTCGGGCCCGGCGACACCGGTCTCGTCCTCATGGCCTTCTTCGCCCCATTCGCCCTGCTCCAGTACCCGATGGGTGCGCTCTCGGATCGGATCGGACGGACCATCCCGGTCGTGGCCGGGTCGCTCTGCTACGGCGTGGGGGTGATCGCCGTCGGGGTCGCACCCTCGATCGCGCTCGCCGCGGCAGGGATGGTACTCGTCGGCGTCCTCGGTGCGCTCGTCGCTCCAGCGACGATGGCCCTGGTCACGGATCTCGCCGACCCCACGGATCGTGGCGGCGCGATGGCGGGGTTCAACCTCTTCGGGAGCGTCGGCTTTCTGGGTGGCTTCCTGCTCGGCGGGACCGTCGCCGACGCGAGCGGCTACGAAGCGGCGTTCCTCGTCGCGGGTAGCCTGGAGATCGCGATCGCCCTGATCGCCGCGCCGGCGTTCCTCCGGCTGTCCCTGGGCAGGCCAACCGCGGCGTCGGCAGACTGA